The Alosa sapidissima isolate fAloSap1 chromosome 8, fAloSap1.pri, whole genome shotgun sequence genome segment ATTAACCCACCTGCCGTGGTTTCCTTATGAAAAACGTTCTACATGTTTTACAGTACACTGAAATGCGTATCTGCTATGCGCAAGAATCGGTCCTTGCATCTAGCTTTTGTGCCACTTAACTATGTAATTATCTAAGGGCAGTGTGATAACTAGAACAGTATGGAATCAATGATATCCTACAAAATATGTGCTTCAAGAAAAAGCCCATCGCCTGCAAGTAGCCTACTCCGTCGAGGGGGATACATTATATTAGTTGTCAATTACATATTTTCAGACGGCTCTCTTTACACTAGACCTAAATTACTGCAGAATGACACATAAATTAGTAGGAGACAAAAAAATAGCAACTTCGGGTGGTCTGTTAGCCTAATTCTATTTGAATATTTTTGAATAAGTCTTTTAACGGTCTAGAGAAATCAAAGTTGTGAATTTCGTGATTTTAATTTGCATTTGGAAACAGACCACAAGCCTCCGCGCCCGTACCCTGCTCCAGATCGGTCATAAGAAGAGTGTAAATGGCTACAGTACCTGAAagaacatagcctacctacatTCACAGCATTCAGAATGATAGGCAAATGTTCCAAATGCGCACAGAGATTAATTAGACCTAAATACATTTTTACGGTGTCAATCCTATTCCTTATACACCGAATGCCCTGCTCTGGTGTCCAAAATATGATTTAAGAGGTGATAGGCTATTATGAGGAATTTGCCTGTGCCCAATCTCCAATCCTCATTTACTTTTTGCATTCGTAAgatattgtatagcctatacacATTTCCCAAGGCCATAGGAGTGTGCGCTGATGTTTCATTCGGCATGTGTTAGCCACGcttaatgtatatataatgcCTTATAATAATAGCCCTATAATGTAAAATAGGCTGCGTCAGTTCCAGGGTTTTGGTGAAATAACGTGCAATGTGGTACAGCGTTTTGCACAAGTCTTATGTAATCATTGGGAGGTAAAGTTAACCCATAAGGTCTGCTAATTGGCCAGTTCCGGGACTGTTAGTGAGGAGGGAACAGAAATACGTCACCTTTTGAACTGCATGCCCACAGAATCCCCGACCTGTCAAACAGCACTGCATGTGGAACAGCGTCCGTGCTTTGCCTTTTTGATCGGGACAGCCAAACGCAAGACcattaataggcctacaacatatgTTTAATACAAATATCACAGTATTCGCATGCTTCACTATTCGAGTTGTATTCCGTTTGAATGAATCGTCGGGACATTTAACAaaacatataggcctatttcatAAATAACTTTCTCTCCCAACCTCTGGTTCATGCCATGATAACGCAAATGATAGGCCAACAAGAAGAAAGCCGGAGCTGGACCAGTGTGGAAGAGGCATGTTTATTTACTCCTTATGTCTTACTTACAGCAGAGCCCATTTCTGCCAGACAACCAGCGCTTCGGCCCCACGTCCACAAACAGCCGGAGAAGACAACGCGCGTCCGAACAGTGCTAAACGAGAAACAGCTTCATACGCTGCGGACCTGCTATAACGCCAACCCCAGGCCTGATGCACTAATGAAGGAACAGTTGGTGGAGATGACAGGCCTCAGCCCGCGGGTCATCCGAGTATGGTTTCAAAACAAGCGATGCAAGGACAAAAAGAGGAGCATCCTTATGAAACAGCTCCAACAGCAAGCTCCCAATGACAAAACGGTGAGTAGGCTGTAAAAGAAAATCCATGCAGCTGGTACAACGGAATAGgttgcatgtgtgcatgaaaACATAAAATGCCATAACGACTGATAAGCCTACCATCTTGCAAGCACTGTGTTTAAGATAAATCTGCATGCGATCTATACTGCACTCTGCCGGagtgcacttttttttttcacttacacgcacacgcataggctacgcacgcacatagccacacacacacacgcacatagccacacacagacacacacacacagtttgaagAAAATATATTTCCAGATTGTATCACTTATTCACTCAGTAATTAATAAtatcaaataaaaaatgtgtgtctCAGACATGTGATTTGAAATATATCCGTTAATTTCCATATCTGACAACTAGTTTATCTGGGACTATATGCAGAATATCCAGGGGATGACGGGGACTCCCATGGTGGCCACTAGTCCAGAGAGACATGATGGAGGTTTACAGGCAAACCAGGTGGAGGTGCAAAGTTACCAGGCGCCTTGGAAAGTCCTCAGTGACTTCGCGCTGCAGAGTGAAATCGACCAGCCAGCATTTCAGCAACTGGTGAGTGCCAAGAACGCTTACAAGAAGCCACATAGGCTAAACACCCTATCGTAATAATACgtggaataataataactacaataatacataaataataataataataataatacttgtATATTTAATCTTTTAGGTAAATTTCTCGGAAGGGGGACCAGGCTCGAACTCGACAGGGAGCGAGGTGGCCTCCATGTCCTCACAGCTGCCTGACACTCCCAACAGTATGGTGGCGAGTCCCATAGAGGCCTAGGACACATGGATGCGCTCCTCTTTCTAACACTTCGCGAAGTCGATGAGGGACTTGTCCATCTGAGGAGTGAACATCATCCGTCGCGACCATCCTCAATAACTGCAACCAGGCCGCTTTGTATGAACAACCCACCCGGTTGCATTAATACACTGTGAAGACAATCATGGGATTTAAGGCGCTCGGATCCACGAGACAAGAAAGACACGAGTGCACCTGCCGAGCGTTGCAAAAAATACTGTGTGAGATGATTTAGCGTTCAGAAGATTCACCTGGTAAACAGAATTACTGGTGTGTACCAGATGCAAGATTAAAGTCGAACCGTCCTTGCGCATCATGCAGCATGGGAAGTTCCGCTACATCACCTCCCTGGTGTGGAGTGTTGTTGATTGGAACAGAGGTTTACGACAGGTTTGCCAAAAAATACCCACACTATATCATTTTTTTACTATGGGTGGATCTCTGTGACATACTGCGAAAGACGTTTTTCACACCCATGTGTAGGCTGATGCAGTGAACGCAGCTGTTCGTGCCTACATCACCACCCAGAGACTGTTGGTTCTATTCTATTGCAGCTTGGAGCGAGACAAGGCCGCAATTAGCCTATGACATTTGGAAGGAAAGGCAGAGAGGTCTACAGCTTTCccagatttgttttgtttaatatttttggttacatgGTCTCATTTGAAGCCCAAGTACTAAAGCATTGCAACAAGGTATACCTCTATTTTGCCACGAGCTTGGTGGGaattttatgtgtttgtgtccgtccaagaacatttttttctttcccaaAGATGTGTATAGTCATAAGTTATAACCATTGATTAGCCCTGGAAAATGGTTACTTTTTGTTCGTTCCTGtattacaaaataataatgataataatttattatttattgtCGGAAGACCTGCCACTTTTTGTGTACCTTTCTTTGCTGAAGTAAAAAGGAGTAAAACAGATTATGCTATTGTGGACTCTGAATTGTCAGTCAGACTTGATGTGTCCTGTCGTTTGATTACATGATGTAAAATAACGCCATATGTAGAACTATATCAGGAAAATTTCAGTAATAAAAGTTTGACGTACTGTACGCAATGCGTCCATGTATATGCGACGATCCATTTTCATTTTGAAAGTCAATGTGATAATAAGTTGGCAGTTAAAGTAAATCTTTGGCGATTTTAAcatgaaaatatttattttgaatATTGCATTCTGTCAATTGGTTGTAGGTGGATAGGTGTAGCCAACAGAGGATCAGCACAAAGCAAATGTAGACTAATATGAAATAACCATTTGGGTTACGGTGTTATGGCTGTATTATAATTTGAATTCATTATGTTCTAAACATCCAGTCAGTTTCGGGTTTGGTGAGGCAATTCCCCCAATGTTCACGATATGCAAAACGCAAAGAGAAACATCCATGCCATCTTTCTAGAATCGTATGAATTCACAAGTGAACACTCACGCAAATCGCAACAAAGGTgccagattacacacacacacacacacacacacacacatgcataagcaTCGTCGCACActgatgcatgtaggctatgttcGCAAGCGCATCAGAGCGCCAGAGACACACATGAGTAGATGGCATGTAGCGAAGGTCTTGTAACAGCTGCAGGCCAGAAGGGAAAATGTTGTATACACTCCAGAACAGAAGCTTAGATTAGACGGATTAGAACACGTTTATTTTATAGGTGATTCAATGAAGTTTTTTTAGGACGCAAATGTAAAGGTTACCGCCATGTGTAATGAAGGCTACATATCTAGATATGTGGGCATTTCTTATTAGTGGTGAAACgtgaaaacaaaaatgtttgAGCCATTCAAGAGAATCACTTGCACAGAAAAATATTTGTGGCTGTTATCTTACTGTTGCTTTTGCTTATGTTGTTTTTTGGCAAATGCAGTTTCCTTAAATTTTCTGTCAGTTGTAAGTTAATGAAAGACGGCGTCATCTCCAAAAGGACGGATGCTTCACCTCAAATGTCATCTGTAATTCTCATAGCTACCAGCTGAAagatattttctttatttttaactGAAATTTAGGCCTGACAGTTATCGGTAATGCTGACCACCACCCTCCGATAATGAATGGAATGCGACAGCACAATTGGCGACCATTCCTTTATTTGGGAGAATTTCAATCAAATGATTACAAAGCCAATTTGAATGCAAGGAATTTACACTAAGATATGTGTCCCCTTCAAATATTGACACCATCCACATCAAAACACAACACTGATGCAAAGGACACGACTATTTCTGCAAGCATGTTTTAAGTTTCAGCTAACATTTTGAATACTCTAGTACTTTTATCAGAATATGAGAATACACATCAGAGTTTTAATTGTTCATTCAGTGGATGAGGTATGTCCAAAGAGTCCTGTGTCGCTAGGCTTTTGAAAGCTCCCATGTGGACTCTCAGTCCTATATTCCCTAATCTGGTGTTAACAAATAGGCATGGGACTCAGGAAACACTATTTGTCCCAACTTCATAGGATTTTGCACTTGTTCATTTCCTTGTTATTTTATCACGTTTATACAAAATTGCAAAAACAGGGGAACATACAACAACTTGATGATGGCGAGTAGCTTGATGATGTGTCTATCACAAATCTGTCACGCATATGTCTGGGTCTGGCACAGATCTAGTGAGGATCTGCTGGGGCTTCGTCTGACCAGGACCACCATCTTTCTACTAACTGGACCTTCATCTTGCGGCACAGTGTCCTCTTTAAACAGAAAGGAATGAGAGGGAGAAGTGAATGTGGAAAATGTCTTACAAATAGTGAACaattgagaaaaaaagaaaacaactgTAAAAAATCTTCAAACATCTAGGTAATTATGAAGTAGGCATTTGGACATGCTGACTATTCATAGCTAGTTTTGATAGCCACCTGTGAACCAATTGTGCAACAGCTTCTGATTTTCTGTACCATTCAAATCCTCTAAAAGGAGATGTGGTGTTAAATGAGAATTTACTTGGCATCTCAGAACCAGTTGAATTTTATTGCATCCTAGAAGCATGTTTTACCCAAATCGCCTAACACATGATTAGCGATGGATTCTTCCAAGAATGACGGCCTTAAGAGAGCAGCACAATGACTATAATCCTGATGTCATCTGAGGTGACCTCTCAGGGAAACCGCCGATGACTGACAGCCTCATCTCATCAACTGCTAACAAAACAGCAGCAGAACAGGCTGTGACTGGaccgagggagggggggggggggcactttaTTAACATGACACAAATGGTAGGAGACCATGCAGGGGACTATCTTGTGCATTGTACATCTTGAACGACATTCGACAGCTTTTGGAGGATGCTTAATCGCACAGCGGCAATACTGGGTCTATAGGGTCACCTCTGGGATTGTAAGGGCCggaatattttttatttcagagcAGAGGTGAGGCTGGGGGGACCTAAATAGCGAGTCGTGACTCTTGACACTGGGGGAGCATGTCTCTGACAGGCGGGTCACTTCGCTGGAACTGTGCTTCATTGCACAATGTGATGCTACTCAATCACGCAACCTCTAGGAGGTGAAACAGGCACCAAGGCTCCGATGCCTacagaaataataaaaaaaggatCTAAAACCAGCTGTCTGTTTAGCTACAGTATGTAGATTTTTGGTTACATTTgcacttttttgtttgttttcaatgtGCATCTGCCAGTTTGTGAGGTAAATTGGTAAGAGGTAATTAAAAAGGATGAGTTGAGAGACGAATGAAATATCTGTTATTGAATGAATCCTTGGCATGCGTGTGTGAATGTCGTAACTCTTGAGCACTTGTGTCTGCTTCTCTTTGCCTAAGTACATGAAGCAGGTAACCATTGTTTTGGCTGACATTACACGTGTACTGAGAGAGTGAGGCCATCattgcatctttttttttttatgaccaATCCTTCTTATACGCCTCTGTCAGCCTAATTTGCTGAGCCACACACCAAGTGACACTGTATGCCCAAGTCAGTCCCCCTCCCCGAAAGTGCCTCCTTTTATTCTTCCCTTGTGTGGGCCACAGGGGGaaagggatggtgtgtgtgtgtgtgtttgtgtgtgtgtgtgtgtgtgtgtttgtgtgtgtgtgtgtgtgtgtgtgtgtgtgtgtgtgtgtgtgcgtgtgtgtgcttgtgtgtccgtgcctgcgtgcgtgcgtccgtgcgtgtgtgtgtgtgtctgtggggctGTCacgggtggtggaggggggcttTTGCAAGCAGGACAAAAAGTCTCAGCAGAATACCACTCGGGTCTGTCTAGCTCGGTGACCGTATTCAGCTCCATGGCCGGACCAAACAAAAGGGCTACTGTACCTCGAGGAGGCTCAGGCTAACAATCGTGGGCTCCTGGATGACACCCGATTGGATTGTGAGGCTGCAGGAAAGGGAACAGAATGTTGCGCTGCCCCCGCCACCGCCCCCCTTGGAGCAGGTCCCTGGCTCCTGAACCACAACACTGGGGTGTCAGAACAACCGAACTGCTGCTACACTGCCTGGACAGCATCTTCGTATTTACCCATCCGGCAGGAAACGGCAGCGCCTTACCTGGCATAATTAGGTCACCAATGGATTTATTTTCTggatttatttttctctctatgCCAGATTGCTCAGTAAATACTATGAACCATTCCCTCATTTTTTCTAGTGTTATGTAACAGTCACAAAATATCAAAACAGTTTTATCCAACCTACAAGTCAAAAGTGCAATTCTCATTCATCTGTATTGTTTGCAGGCAGTATATCAGTACAGCTAAAATGATTACTCAATAAAATGATTATTGTTGAACTGATTGAAAATAATAAGAAGTAGGGTAATGACGTAACATCTGTGTTTAAATAG includes the following:
- the isl1a gene encoding insulin gene enhancer protein isl-1 isoform X2; its protein translation is MGDMGDPPKKKRLISLCVGCGNQIHDQYILRVSPDLEWHAACLKCAECNQYLDESCTCFVRDGKTYCKRDYIRLYGIKCAKCNIGFSKNDFVMRARSKVYHIECFRCVACSRQLIPGDEFALREDGLFCRADHDVVERATLGAGDPLSPLHPARPLQMAEPISARQPALRPHVHKQPEKTTRVRTVLNEKQLHTLRTCYNANPRPDALMKEQLVEMTGLSPRVIRVWFQNKRCKDKKRSILMKQLQQQAPNDKTFIWDYMQNIQGMTGTPMVATSPERHDGGLQANQVEVQSYQAPWKVLSDFALQSEIDQPAFQQLVNFSEGGPGSNSTGSEVASMSSQLPDTPNSMVASPIEA
- the isl1a gene encoding insulin gene enhancer protein isl-1 isoform X3, producing MGDMGDPPKKKRLISLCVGCGNQIHDQYILRVSPDLEWHAACLKCAECNQYLDESCTCFVRDGKTYCKRDYIRLYGIKCAKCNIGFSKNDFVMRARSKVYHIECFRCVACSRQLIPGDEFALREDGLFCRADHDVVERATLGAGDPLSPLHPARPLQMAAEPISARQPALRPHVHKQPEKTTRVRTVLNEKQLHTLRTCYNANPRPDALMKEQLVEMTGLSPRVIRVWFQNKRCKDKKRSILMKQLQQQAPNDKTNIQGMTGTPMVATSPERHDGGLQANQVEVQSYQAPWKVLSDFALQSEIDQPAFQQLVNFSEGGPGSNSTGSEVASMSSQLPDTPNSMVASPIEA
- the isl1a gene encoding insulin gene enhancer protein isl-1 isoform X4, which encodes MGDMGDPPKKKRLISLCVGCGNQIHDQYILRVSPDLEWHAACLKCAECNQYLDESCTCFVRDGKTYCKRDYIRLYGIKCAKCNIGFSKNDFVMRARSKVYHIECFRCVACSRQLIPGDEFALREDGLFCRADHDVVERATLGAGDPLSPLHPARPLQMAEPISARQPALRPHVHKQPEKTTRVRTVLNEKQLHTLRTCYNANPRPDALMKEQLVEMTGLSPRVIRVWFQNKRCKDKKRSILMKQLQQQAPNDKTNIQGMTGTPMVATSPERHDGGLQANQVEVQSYQAPWKVLSDFALQSEIDQPAFQQLVNFSEGGPGSNSTGSEVASMSSQLPDTPNSMVASPIEA
- the isl1a gene encoding insulin gene enhancer protein isl-1 isoform X1; the encoded protein is MGDMGDPPKKKRLISLCVGCGNQIHDQYILRVSPDLEWHAACLKCAECNQYLDESCTCFVRDGKTYCKRDYIRLYGIKCAKCNIGFSKNDFVMRARSKVYHIECFRCVACSRQLIPGDEFALREDGLFCRADHDVVERATLGAGDPLSPLHPARPLQMAAEPISARQPALRPHVHKQPEKTTRVRTVLNEKQLHTLRTCYNANPRPDALMKEQLVEMTGLSPRVIRVWFQNKRCKDKKRSILMKQLQQQAPNDKTFIWDYMQNIQGMTGTPMVATSPERHDGGLQANQVEVQSYQAPWKVLSDFALQSEIDQPAFQQLVNFSEGGPGSNSTGSEVASMSSQLPDTPNSMVASPIEA